Proteins co-encoded in one Prevotella sp. E13-27 genomic window:
- a CDS encoding polysaccharide biosynthesis protein: MGVTNRLANWYFTKKALPYWCILIMDIVIVYLSYLFTYLQFRSLTELLGDFQMISFNAMIYMIFYIIGFRIMRTYSGIFRYSSFVDLQRVGYAMGFGMVVAYLLHYVFAYNEYVIETFGTVNLFTHLRGREILVASVLSTLVMWGVRMFVKAMYDLFYANVHAMRTYIYGVKNGGIGIAKNIRAEKPTRFLLRGFITDDPDFRDYVLMGVKVYRLNEDIVTQMKENHIEAIIISPLRLRAFRKNIELQNQLIEAGIKIYMTQEEREWGEDTLDKPQLKEISIEDLLPRDEIEVDMMAVGKLLTGKCIMITGSAGSIGSEMVRQIAIYNPAELVLVDQAETPQHDILLMMQKDYPDIKAEVVVCSICEENHMDYLFQKFRPQYVFHAAAYKHVPMMEDNPSESITNNVLGTKVIADLSVKYGVKKFVMVSTDKAVNPTNVMGCSKRICEIYVQSLNNKLSAEAAAAGKANEHCQFVTTRFGNVLGSNGSVIPLFQEQIKKGGPITVTHPDIIRFFMLIPEACKLVLEAGTKGNGGEIFVFDMGEPVKIADLAKRMISLSGMKNVKIEFTGLRPGEKLYEEVLNEQESTKPSFHEKIRIATVREYDYNEVNAAINELGRVALSYDNMETVKLMKTLVPEYKSNNSVYSVLDK; encoded by the coding sequence ATGGGCGTTACAAATAGACTAGCAAACTGGTATTTCACTAAGAAAGCATTACCATATTGGTGTATACTTATCATGGATATCGTGATAGTGTACCTCTCATACCTCTTCACATATTTGCAATTCCGCAGTCTGACGGAGCTTCTTGGCGACTTCCAGATGATTTCGTTCAACGCAATGATATACATGATTTTCTATATCATTGGTTTCCGAATTATGCGCACCTATTCAGGCATCTTCCGCTATTCGTCGTTCGTTGACCTACAGCGTGTAGGCTATGCTATGGGCTTTGGAATGGTCGTTGCCTATTTGCTGCACTATGTCTTTGCTTACAATGAGTATGTCATCGAGACATTTGGTACTGTCAATCTCTTTACACATCTCCGTGGACGCGAGATTCTTGTAGCGTCTGTACTCTCGACACTTGTTATGTGGGGCGTACGTATGTTCGTGAAGGCCATGTACGACTTGTTCTATGCCAATGTGCATGCCATGCGTACATATATCTATGGCGTGAAGAATGGTGGCATAGGCATAGCTAAAAACATTCGTGCTGAGAAGCCTACACGCTTCCTGCTTCGCGGTTTTATTACCGATGATCCTGATTTCCGTGACTATGTGCTGATGGGCGTTAAAGTCTATCGTCTCAATGAAGACATTGTGACACAGATGAAGGAGAATCACATTGAAGCCATCATCATATCGCCGTTGCGTCTGCGTGCATTCCGTAAGAACATTGAGCTACAGAACCAGCTCATTGAGGCGGGCATTAAGATTTATATGACCCAGGAGGAGCGCGAATGGGGCGAGGATACATTGGATAAGCCACAGCTGAAGGAGATCAGTATTGAGGACCTTCTGCCGCGCGACGAGATTGAGGTTGATATGATGGCTGTTGGTAAACTGCTTACCGGTAAGTGCATCATGATTACTGGCTCGGCTGGCAGCATTGGCAGTGAGATGGTGCGCCAGATAGCTATTTATAATCCGGCGGAGCTTGTCCTCGTAGATCAGGCTGAGACACCGCAGCACGACATACTGCTGATGATGCAGAAGGATTATCCAGATATCAAGGCGGAGGTCGTGGTGTGCAGCATCTGCGAAGAGAACCATATGGACTATCTCTTCCAGAAGTTCCGTCCGCAGTATGTGTTCCATGCTGCTGCCTATAAGCATGTGCCTATGATGGAGGATAACCCCTCTGAGAGCATCACAAACAACGTGCTTGGCACTAAGGTTATTGCCGACCTGTCAGTGAAATATGGGGTTAAGAAGTTTGTTATGGTTTCTACTGATAAGGCAGTCAACCCCACTAACGTCATGGGCTGCTCGAAGCGCATCTGCGAAATCTATGTGCAGTCGCTCAACAACAAGTTGTCTGCTGAGGCCGCTGCTGCTGGCAAGGCCAACGAGCATTGTCAGTTCGTAACCACACGTTTCGGTAATGTGCTTGGCTCCAACGGATCGGTAATACCCCTCTTCCAGGAGCAGATAAAGAAAGGCGGTCCTATCACCGTCACCCATCCAGATATCATTCGTTTCTTCATGCTCATCCCTGAGGCTTGTAAGCTTGTCCTTGAGGCAGGCACCAAGGGCAATGGCGGTGAGATATTCGTATTCGACATGGGTGAGCCTGTGAAGATAGCCGATCTCGCAAAGCGTATGATTTCTCTCAGCGGCATGAAAAATGTGAAGATTGAGTTCACTGGTCTTCGTCCTGGCGAGAAGCTCTACGAGGAGGTGCTCAACGAACAGGAGTCAACGAAACCGTCGTTCCATGAGAAGATTCGCATCGCTACCGTGCGCGAATATGACTATAACGAGGTGAATGCTGCCATCAATGAACTGGGACGTGTGGCGCTCAGCTATGACAACATGGAGACCGTGAAGCTTATGAAGACTCTTGTGCCAGAGTACAAGAGCAATAACTCTGTGTATAGCGTGCTGGATAAGTGA